A DNA window from Miscanthus floridulus cultivar M001 unplaced genomic scaffold, ASM1932011v1 os_1742_1_2, whole genome shotgun sequence contains the following coding sequences:
- the LOC136534279 gene encoding vegetative cell wall protein gp1-like, with amino-acid sequence PAPSVRYPAAASSLRAPLPLAARPPQPRAPPAAPQRRAPPQAPASRAPTGPAGALPQPKTASRPPQPRAPPRSPRSAARRRSPRAVRPSRPRRRAPAARDGVAPPQAPAPRDPLRPRRRAPVARDDGAAPPTRPYPCALGPSGRCAPSPAPRQAAWPLSVHLSCGAQPLALVREQRRRR; translated from the coding sequence CCCGCCCCGTCCGTGCGCTACCCCGCCGCCGCCAGCTCCCTCCGCGCGCCGCTGCCACTCGCCGCGCGCCCCCCGCAGCCCCGCGCGCCCCCCGCAGCCCCGCAGCGCCGCGCGCCGCCGCAAGCCCCCGCGTCGCGCGCCCCAACAGGCCCCGCCGGCGCGCTCCCGCAGCCCAAGACGGCGTCGCGCCCCCCGCAGCCCCGCGCGCCCCCCCGTAGCCCCCGTAgcgccgcgcgccgccgcagcccccGCGCCGTGCGCCCCAGCAGGCCCCGCCGGCGCGCTCCCGCAGCCCGAGACGGCGTCGCGCCCCCGCAAGCCCCCGCGCCGCGCGACCCCCTCAGGCCCCGCCGGCGCGCCCCCGTAGCCCGAGACGACGGCGCGGCCCCGCCGACGCGCCCCTATCCCTGCGCGTTGGGCCCGTCCGGCCGGTGCGCCCCCTCCCCAGCCCCGAGGCAAGCCGCTTGGCCCCTATCCGTCCATCTGTCGTGTGGAGCCCAGCCCCTGGCGCTGGTCAGGGAGCAGAGAAGGAGGAGGTag